ATCCCGCGCGTTTTTTCTTCGGGCAAACGATCGGTGTCCACGCCGGTGAGCGCTTTGACTAACGAGGTTTTGCCGTGATCAATGTGGCCGGCGGTGCCGAGAATGACATGACGGAAAGACATAGCGTGGTTATGGCGTAGAAAGGCGTAGAAAGAGTTGCGGCTTTTTGTAAGGTACTTTGAGCAAGCGGTTGTAAGTCTCTGCTAACGACCGTGCGAATATAACAAATGCAAGTAAATTGATCAAGGATGGCGATGCCGCAATCTCCGCGATGAGCCGGGGCAGCGTGTATACTTAGCCAAATTGATAGACCGTTTGAATCATACTTTCGTCGCTCTTTTTGTTAGGATGATATTGCTTGCATGAGGACAGCGCAGGCCAAAATTTTCAGAAATGGTGCATCTCGCCCGCGGCCGGCTTCCACGACGTTGGACGGCATTGCCGCCACCCCTCCTCAACGCTTCAGCATTGCCATCGTTGGTTCTCTGCTCGTGCATGCCGTTGTTTTCGCGTTGTGGCTGTCATCTTCGCTGGTTAACAAGCCCGAAATTTTGGAAATTCGCGAGATCAGTTATGTCGATGAAGCTGAAACGCCGCCTGAAGAAAAAGCGCCGGAAGTCGAGCCAGAGGTTAAGCCCGGGGAGGTCGATGCTTTTGATAATCGTGAAGCCGAGAGCAGCCGCGAGTTTGCCCGGACAACGGCGCCAAGCGCGCCGAGCACGCCCAGCTCAAATGGCATCGGCAATCCGTTTGCGAACGGTATTCCAGCGGGCGGCGGAGAGCCGGGCCCGCCCGCGCCTAACGTCGAAGATTTCGGCGTGCTCAAAGTAATGGATGGCGTTGCGGATGTCGCAAGCGCGAGCGAAGCCGTGTTAAGCATTCCGGGCGCGGGAAAATTTCTCAGCAACGGCCACGTCAGCAAGAACGGCGCGGATATCAGCGCGAGTGTGATGGACGGCTTTCTCGGCGGCACCGGAGACGGCAACGGATACGGCAATGGTGTGGACGGCATTTATGAAGGACTCAAGGGCGAAATTGGCGGCACCGGCGTCAAACTCGGAAAAGTCGGGCGGGTGACGATTGAGCGCATTGGCCGCGTCAGCGGCAGCCGGGAGGCCACAACCGGAGGCGGCGGCCGTTCCGAAGAATCCTTGCGCCAGGTGATGATGGAAAATATGGGCCGTTTGCAATACATCTACACAAAGTATTTGAAGAACGGCATGCAAGCGCATGGCAAAGTTGAAGTCGAAGTGACCATTGCCGCAAATGGGAAAGTTGACGCGGTGGAGATCCTGTCGTCACAGATTGTGATTGCGGCATTTCAGAATGAGATTGTCGATGCCGTTCGGCGCTGGAAATATCAACCCATCGCCCGCGGCTACATGAAAGTGGTGTATCCGATGGTTTTTGTCCAGATGAACTAAAGGAATCGTTCGGAGAAAAAAATGGAATTGAATTTTTGGGAAACCCTGCGTGACAGTCCAACCTCGATGGTTCTGATTGCGTGTTCGCTGATGGTCGT
The Cytophagia bacterium CHB2 DNA segment above includes these coding regions:
- a CDS encoding energy transducer TonB — translated: MRTAQAKIFRNGASRPRPASTTLDGIAATPPQRFSIAIVGSLLVHAVVFALWLSSSLVNKPEILEIREISYVDEAETPPEEKAPEVEPEVKPGEVDAFDNREAESSREFARTTAPSAPSTPSSNGIGNPFANGIPAGGGEPGPPAPNVEDFGVLKVMDGVADVASASEAVLSIPGAGKFLSNGHVSKNGADISASVMDGFLGGTGDGNGYGNGVDGIYEGLKGEIGGTGVKLGKVGRVTIERIGRVSGSREATTGGGGRSEESLRQVMMENMGRLQYIYTKYLKNGMQAHGKVEVEVTIAANGKVDAVEILSSQIVIAAFQNEIVDAVRRWKYQPIARGYMKVVYPMVFVQMN